In one window of Candidatus Zixiibacteriota bacterium DNA:
- a CDS encoding DEAD/DEAH box helicase family protein, with the protein MKPEDKARQNIDKMLLDAGWQLQDYENLNLGESLGIAVRYFQLKTGEADYLLFIDRKAAGAIEAKREGATLGGVDVQSDKYLIGLPDNIPAYQNPLPFAYESTGIETFFRDQRDPYPRSRRLFAFHKPETLQELLEQRDTLRAKLQNIPELITKGLRDCQIEAITQLEKSFYNNNPRALIQMASGGGKTYTAISFIYRLIKFANAKRILFLVDRRTLGKQTFKEFQQFTTPDDGRKFTSLYNVQLLTSNKIDTVSKVCITTIQRFYSMLKGDPEYDTDNEEHSTFEMPLFGAEPIEVSYNPEIPIETFDFIVTDECHRSIYNLWRQVLEYFDAFIIGLTATPSKQTIGFFNRNLVMEYPHERAVADGVNVAYEVYRIKTNITSHGGKVEAGYYIDRRDKLTRETLWEQLDEDLEYTSKELDRKVVVPDQIRTILKTFRDKLPIDIFPGRQEVPKTLIFAKDDSHAEDIVNIAREVFGKGNEFCRKITYRTTGEKPETLIASFRNSYYPRIAVTVDMISTGTDIRALECLIFMRNIRSAGYFEQMKGRGARVVTPTELQSVTPGAKVKDRFVIIDAIGVCESDKSDSKPLERKRHIAFDKLLNGVAMGDRTDDTISSLAGRLAMLNRKISDKEQDEISKNAEGKPLKELINKLLDALDPEKIIKKAKELFKTDRPDKEQVKNASKQIKDEACKQFDNPKLRNSIIEIKRKNEQIIDTTGIDTVIELGFDSQAKLKSQTYIDTFKKFIEDNKDELIALQIFYNKPYGQRKVTFEQIEQLADEMKKPPYDITYKHVWQAYRRLNKVTSKKPDAHKILTDIVSLVRFATEEIQTLEPFSDIEDKAFANWLDKQKIAGKQYTTEQIEWLTMIKDHITTNLTMEIDDFDLVPFYEKGGIVKAHRVFGEELPKLIEELNEALAA; encoded by the coding sequence AATATCGATAAAATGCTGTTAGATGCCGGCTGGCAGCTTCAGGATTACGAAAATCTCAATCTTGGTGAATCTCTGGGCATCGCAGTTCGCTATTTTCAACTGAAAACCGGTGAAGCTGATTACTTACTATTTATCGATAGAAAAGCGGCTGGCGCGATTGAGGCTAAGCGTGAAGGAGCTACTCTGGGCGGTGTTGATGTGCAATCTGATAAATATCTTATAGGCTTGCCGGATAATATCCCAGCTTATCAAAACCCCCTCCCGTTTGCTTATGAAAGCACCGGCATAGAAACATTCTTTCGCGACCAAAGAGACCCTTACCCCCGTTCCCGCAGATTATTCGCATTCCATAAGCCGGAAACATTGCAGGAATTGCTTGAACAAAGAGACACACTTAGAGCAAAGCTGCAAAATATACCCGAATTGATTACAAAGGGCTTAAGAGATTGCCAGATTGAGGCTATCACCCAGCTTGAAAAATCATTTTATAACAATAATCCAAGAGCGCTTATACAAATGGCATCAGGCGGCGGCAAAACATATACTGCAATCAGCTTTATCTATCGATTGATTAAATTTGCCAATGCTAAAAGAATCTTATTTCTTGTCGATAGGCGAACTTTGGGCAAGCAAACATTTAAAGAGTTTCAACAATTCACAACTCCTGATGATGGCCGGAAATTCACATCGCTTTATAATGTCCAGCTTTTAACCTCAAATAAAATCGATACTGTATCAAAAGTCTGTATTACAACCATACAGCGGTTTTATTCTATGCTTAAAGGCGATCCTGAATATGATACCGATAATGAGGAACATTCTACTTTTGAAATGCCGCTATTTGGCGCTGAACCAATTGAAGTGTCTTATAATCCCGAAATCCCGATTGAAACCTTTGATTTTATCGTAACCGATGAATGCCATAGGTCTATTTACAACCTTTGGCGACAGGTTCTGGAATATTTCGATGCTTTCATTATTGGGCTTACTGCTACACCCTCAAAACAAACAATAGGCTTTTTCAATCGCAATCTGGTTATGGAATATCCTCATGAAAGAGCGGTTGCCGATGGCGTTAATGTTGCTTATGAGGTCTATCGAATCAAAACAAATATTACCAGCCATGGCGGGAAGGTTGAAGCCGGCTATTATATCGACAGGCGCGATAAGCTAACCAGAGAAACCCTCTGGGAACAGCTTGATGAGGATTTAGAATACACCTCAAAAGAGCTGGATAGAAAAGTTGTAGTCCCCGACCAGATAAGGACAATTCTCAAAACATTCAGAGATAAACTACCGATAGATATTTTCCCTGGCAGACAGGAAGTTCCCAAAACCCTGATATTTGCCAAAGATGATTCTCATGCTGAAGATATAGTCAATATAGCCAGAGAAGTTTTCGGTAAAGGAAATGAGTTCTGCCGAAAGATTACTTACCGCACAACCGGTGAAAAGCCGGAAACCCTTATTGCCAGTTTTCGCAATTCCTACTATCCCCGTATTGCAGTTACAGTTGATATGATTTCGACCGGAACTGATATCAGGGCGCTTGAATGCCTTATTTTTATGAGAAACATCAGGTCAGCCGGCTATTTTGAGCAAATGAAGGGTCGGGGCGCCAGAGTTGTTACTCCAACCGAATTGCAATCCGTTACGCCAGGCGCTAAAGTCAAGGATCGTTTTGTTATAATCGATGCCATAGGCGTATGCGAAAGCGATAAAAGCGATTCCAAACCCTTAGAGCGTAAACGGCATATCGCCTTTGATAAACTGTTAAATGGAGTCGCTATGGGCGATAGAACCGATGATACTATCTCATCACTGGCGGGGCGGCTGGCTATGCTTAACAGGAAAATCAGCGATAAAGAACAAGATGAAATCAGTAAGAATGCTGAGGGTAAACCGTTAAAAGAGCTTATCAATAAACTTTTGGATGCTCTCGATCCGGAAAAGATTATTAAAAAAGCCAAAGAGCTATTCAAAACCGACAGACCTGATAAAGAGCAGGTTAAAAATGCCTCCAAGCAGATAAAAGATGAGGCTTGCAAGCAATTTGACAACCCTAAGCTGAGAAATTCTATCATTGAAATAAAACGAAAAAATGAGCAAATTATTGATACTACCGGCATAGATACGGTGATTGAGTTAGGTTTTGATTCTCAGGCGAAATTGAAATCCCAAACTTATATCGATACTTTCAAGAAATTCATTGAAGATAATAAAGACGAACTCATAGCCTTGCAGATTTTCTATAATAAACCTTACGGCCAGCGCAAAGTTACTTTCGAGCAGATTGAACAGCTGGCTGATGAAATGAAAAAACCGCCTTATGATATAACATATAAACATGTCTGGCAGGCTTATCGGCGCCTTAATAAAGTTACTTCTAAAAAGCCAGACGCTCATAAAATACTAACCGACATCGTTTCATTAGTCCGCTTTGCAACTGAGGAAATTCAAACCCTTGAGCCGTTTTCAGATATTGAGGATAAGGCTTTTGCTAATTGGCTGGATAAGCAGAAAATCGCCGGCAAGCAATATACGACCGAACAAATTGAATGGCTGACAATGATAAAAGACCATATTACTACAAACCTGACTATGGAAATAGATGATTTTGATTTAGTGCCATTCTATGAAAAAGGCGGAATTGTAAAAGCACACAGGGTATTTGGAGAGGAACTGCCAAAACTAATTGAAGAGCTTAATGAGGCGCTGGCAGCGTGA